One window of the Maylandia zebra isolate NMK-2024a linkage group LG19, Mzebra_GT3a, whole genome shotgun sequence genome contains the following:
- the kiaa0586 gene encoding protein TALPID3 isoform X1, with protein MSSPAALSPDQSSCSSDTGDVLIRSTRVLHPDRTGPGGGPGPGSVQITVRKLRDFRPPTLTELRQNKQRRRSPRQNPDIAASHRSAAYLKPRKISGGGDGKLAEAMDTGDDVLTSRFASGGRGVVLAALKQRSHSAPRRREVKVHFLDPMPLHSAGNPPDSPALSSRDAAKDAGVQMETPLSSGDLGDASSTAAAAATAALAAAAPLFKAQSDMEARVAQLADGIQKLLQADREGGDRGRSMSQQTLQHLEMLQCQQVQLQSQLLESALRIASGHASDPPTHLQVTHLDAAAANSLGAQPPSSLPNVAVPPAPVTMETHRLDQWADQTRHAHMPERSQLRSLANHSWEAARRANDVLQEMKRLKTEMKMLLTQPEDPLKTSRPSPKHQQSQQTQSQSQQTQSQQTTSKENRPRSRSSHLQQNLSHENSLQSQQNQSRLPQPNKTTDEEHNLWSQQSQSVLVQRRSAVPSLLEEAGQVLHQVRKQKKVLEENLEALLRARTGEVLHCQLEALAANRDHSEEVRIKKTVDAWISRLSRDIQRKSRRSKTGTDPFLPCHQAEMSSGNIRNHHSAVDADSSAHSGKERPVGALRGTGSMRTARRGSRGQRAGIRAGVEPNRGTGGAAERHQLEVDGESYLTRLYGRAPYEGLRRTLKKSPYLRLSSPASPLGRKPRPRLVESVRGVKLKSSKTQTSLAPPLTQPQPIISAPPFASSSPGRSHIFSSSHLTSGHFDDLSMTPANSCPVAIAIPLGPPRMDSRCEHPQEVTSALAAPPTASVGDEAPDQQLLEAEQAPPRAPSHTIDIIEGNEEEVEEDDFFPGTDFLSVVDVVQQEVSVSGEEAVELDGGPSPPPVLYQGPIFPPQAPSALPAQDQVPVLGTVLQRDVLETRLVEWVEQQLMSRMISELYWPPPSDHAHNSDVDQSDPEERSVTSDIVEAAGDAGLQLFVDASVPVDSELIRQLVNEVLAETIALMLGQRDPLGAGPDPALESAGPADPQENEPLPLVPTPEPTPPPSPAPPSRETTAVTTPLPSEPTSPLNKEPPQPIAPPGLLVTSELVATPTLSPEPTPSAESPATVHQAPPPFTWEETELPLDEERLVEDITTHKPPLLMSVAEEEPPLSSPHPPPPPSLPPARSPSPPPEAGPASPSTSSEESSSSSTVTAGTEAALKHISEGELLISANQPAAMTGGGAVCSFNSSLQELQDMDFDPPSEGQVKGRDLLRALLTKMEQGVTQRGERPQPEGSWEGADGKVSFTHSGQSGSPGQISQAADVSEVSFEATNQGSFTLGDLTGELIGTLTSDLHTELSLSPPPHLENTHTPGQVLLVRTSNSHTARQQEEEGGSRKMGVHLPAVRPPEEEEVMEASVSAVADSDSSTSDGF; from the exons ATGTCTTCTCCGGCTGCACTCAGTCCGGATCAGTCCTCCTGCAGCTCAGACACCGGGGACGTTTTAATCCGCTCCACACGAGTCCTCCACCCGGACCGGACCGGTCCCGGAGGCGGACCGGGACCCGGATCCGTCCAGATAACCGTCCGAAAACTGCGGGACTTTCGTCCTCCTACTCTGACCGAACTGAGACAGAATAAGCAGCGGCGGCGGAGTCCCAGACAGAACCCGGATATCGCTGCTTCACATCGGTCAGCAGCGTACTTAAAGCCCCGTAAGATCTCCGGAGGAGGAGACGGAAAACTCGCTGAGGCGATGGACACAG GTGACGACGTCCTTACGTCACGGTTTGCATCTGGGGGTCGAGGAGTCGTGCTGGCGGCTTTGAAGCAGCG CTCTCACAGCGCCCCCCGCAGGAGGGAGGTCAAAGTTCACTTCTTGGACCCGATGCCGCTCCACTCTGCGGGAAACCCCCCGGACTCCCCTGCTCTGAGCTCCCGGGATGCAGCGAAGGATGCTGGGGTCCAGATGGAGACGCCGCTGTCCTCTGGTGACCTGGGAGATGCCAGTAGCactgccgccgccgctgccaCTGCAGCTTtggcagctgctgctcctctcttCAAG gCTCAGTCTGATATGGAGGCTCGAGTGGCTCAGCTGGCTGACGGCATCCAGAAGCTGCTGCAAGCTGACAG GGAGGGTGGGGACAGAGGGCGGAGCATGAGCCAGCAGACACTGCAGCACCTGGAGATGCTGCAGTGCCAGCAGGTGCAGCTGCAG AGCCAGCTGCTGGAATCAGCCCTCAGGATAGCGAGCGGCCATGCTTCAGACCCGCCGACGCACCTGCAGGTCACACACCTGGATGCTGCAG CAGCAAACAGCCTCGGCGCCCAGCCACCGAGCTCCTTGCCAAATGTAGCTGTCCCTCCTGCCCCAGTTACCATGGAAACGCATCGCCTTGACCAATGGGCAGATCAAACCAG ACATGCTCACATGCCTGAAAGGTCTCAGCTCCGGTCTTTAGCCAATCACAGCTGGGAGGCAGCGAGGAGAGCCAATGACGTACTGCAGGAGATGAAGCGTCTGAAGACTGAGATGAAGATGCTGCTGACG CAGCCAGAAGACCCTCTGAAAACCAGCAGACCTTCACCGAAGCACCAGCAATCCCAACAAACCCAGTCCCAGTCCCAGCAAACCCAGTCCCAACAAACCACCTCAAAGGAAAATCGCCCGAGGTCCCGATCTTCCCACCTCCAACAAAACTTATCCCATGAAAACAGTTTACAGTCCCAGCAAAACCAGTCCAGACTACCCCAGCCCAATAAAACCACTGATGAAGAACATAACCTCTGGTCCCAGCAGTCCCAGTCTGTGCTGGTCCAGAGGAGGTCCGCGGTCCCGTCCCTGCTGGAGGAGGCGGGTCAGGTTCTCCATCAGGTTCGAAAGCAGAAGAAAGTTCTGGAGGAGAACCTGGAGGCTCTGCTCAGAGCCCGGACCGGAGAGGTTCTGCACTGCCAGCTGGAGGCGCTAGCTGCTAACAG AGACCACAGCGAGGAGGTCCGCATCAAGAAGACAGTGGACGCCTGGATCAGCAGGTTAAGCAGAGACATCCAG AGAAAGAGCAGAAGAAGTAAAACGGGGACTGACCCTTTTCTGCCTTGCCATCAGGCTGAGATGTCCTCAGGGAACATCAGAAACCATCACTCAGCTGTGGACGCTGATAGCTCCGCCCACTCAGGGAAGGAGAGGCCAGTGGGCGCGCTCAGAGGAACAGGAAGTATGAGGACAGCGAGGAGAGGAAGCAGAGGGCAGAGAGCCGGAATCAGAGCG GGGGTGGAGCCTAACCGAGGCACAGGTGGAGCAGCTGAGCGTCATCAGTTGGAAGTGGACGGAGAATCGTACCTGACCCGGCTGTATGGCCGGGCGCCGTATGAAGGTCTGAGACGGACCCTGAAGAAGAGTCCGTACCTTCGCCTCAGCTCACCTGCCTCACCACTCGGAAGGAAGCCCCGCCCCCGACTAGTGGAGAGTGTCCGAG GTGTGAAGCTGAAGTCCTCCAAGACTCAGACCAGCCTGGCCCCACCCCTCACTCAGCCCCAACCAATCATTTCAGCCCCTCCctttgcttcctcctcacctggACGATCTCACATTTTCAGCTCATCACACCTGACCTCAGGTCACTTTGATGACCTCAGCATGACCCCTGCAAACAGCTGCCCTGTCGCCATAGCGATCCCACTGG GTCCACCCCGGATGGACTCCAGGTGTGAGCATCctcaggaagtgacatcagcGCTCGCTGCCCCTCCAACAGCCTCTGTGGGCGATGAAGCACCTGACCAG caGCTCCTGGAGGCAGAACAAGCTCCTCCCCGTGCTCCATCACACACGATTGACATCATCGAAGGGAACGAGGAAGAAGTGGAAGAGGACGACTTCTTCCCTGGAACTGACTTCCTGTCTGTTGTTGATGTTGTGCAG CAGGAGGTCAGCGTGTCGGGTGAGGAGGCCGTGGAGCTGGACGGGGGTCCGTCTCCCCCTCCGGTCCTCTACCAGGGTCCCATCTTCCCTCCCCAGGCTCCCTCTGCCCTCCCAGCCCAGGATCAGGTCCCCGTCCTGGGCACGGTCCTGCAGCGGGACGTCCTGGAGACCCGGCTGGTGGAATG ggtggagcagcagctgatgTCCAGGATGATCTCAGAGCTGTACTGGCCCCCGCCTTCTGACCACGCCCACAATAGCGACGTGGACCAGTCAGATCCAGAGGAGCGCAGCGTCACCTCAGACATTG tggagGCAGCAGGAGACGCAGGCCTGCAGCTGTTCGTGGACGCCAGCGTGCCCGTGGACTCTGAGTTAATCCGGCAGCTGGTGAACGAGGTTCTGGCTGAGACTATCGCCCTGATGCTGGGCCAGAGAGACCCGCTGGGCGCAGGACCAGACCCGGCGCTGGAATCAGCAGGACCAGCAGACCCTCAGGAG AACGAACCGCTCCCATTGGTCCCCACACCGGAACCAACCCCACCGCCCAGCCCGGCCCCGCCCAGCAGAGAGACTACGGCAGTAACCACACCCCTTCCATCAGAACCGACAAGCCCGCTGAATAAGGAGCCTCCTCAACCAATCGCACCACCAGGTCTTTTGGTGACCTCAGAGCTCGTAGCCACACCCACTCTCAGCCCAGAGCCCACCCCCTCTGCAGAAAGCCCAGCTACTGTACACCAAGCCCCGCCTCCCTTCACTTGGGAAGAAACTGAGCTTCCATTGGATGAGGAGAGACTGGTGGAAGACATAACCACACACAAACCACCTCT GTTGATGTCAGTAGCGGAGGAGGAACCTCCTCTCTCTTCTcctcaccctcctcctcctccctccctcccccctgCTCGCtccccttctcctcctcctgagGCAGGACCGGCGtccccctccacctcctccgAGGAGTCCAGCAGCTCCAGCACGGTGACGGCCGGCACTGAAGCAGCTCTGAAACACATCTCAGAGGGAGAGCTGCTCATCAGTGCCAACCAGCCGGCAGCCATGACAG ggGGCGGGGCTGTGTGTAGCTTCAACAGCTCTCTGCAGGAGCTGCAGGATATG GACTTTGACCCCCCCAGTGAAGGACAGGTGAAAGGTCGCGACCTCCTGCGGGCCCTGCTGACCAAAATGGAGCAGGGAGTcacacagagaggagagaggccTCAGCCCGAG GGCTCCTGGGAGGGGGCGGACGGGAAAGTAAGCTTCACCCACAGCGGTCAGTCCGGCTCACCTGGACAGATCAGTCAGGCTGCAG AtgtgtcagaggtcagcttTGAAGCCACCAATCAGGGCTCGTTTACTTTGGGCGACCTGACGGGGGAGCTAATAGGtacactgacctctgacctccacaCAGAGCTGTCGCTGTCTCCTCCTCCACACctggagaacacacacactccaggacag gtgcTGCTGGTCAGGACGTCCAACAGTCACACAG